One Onthophagus taurus isolate NC chromosome 11, IU_Otau_3.0, whole genome shotgun sequence genomic window carries:
- the LOC111429361 gene encoding putative inorganic phosphate cotransporter: protein MILNPKKGENGQEINLNGKNVALKECLGIRHVQILMVFLLTFISFGMKVNLSIGIVAITDDKVNPGIPTFHWNTEEKGLLLSAIFVGYVLPQIFAGILAKRYGSKWILTFSMGFCALFTCAIPKSAEFGVWACILCRFLQGLCQGFFFPCVHNLISLWIPCNERSTMGSFIYSGCTLGIVIGMLLTGELSASIYGWPSAFYIYALFGFIWMFVWAFIGESSPKNHKNISIEEKLYIINSYGYSCTDKSKKILTPWKEIFISRPFWGLLIVHCGQMWSYFTLMNELPTYMNTILKFDIKENGVVIALAYFVAWIASFPFAIGTDFIINRKMLSIGNARKIATSIGLFGPAIIFLIISGVDDLTTIKVVVLIMTGLSMNSATLSGFQLNHIDISQNHAGTLMGITNSCANLCGIITPIIVDIIVVDEYDPTQWDEIFLLSAGIYLISGMFYIAFGSGEIQEWDKI from the exons ATGATTTTGAATCCAAAAAAAGGTGAAAACggtcaagaaattaatttaaacggGAAAAATGTCGCGCTCAAAGAATGCCTGGGTATTCGTCACGtacaaattttaatggtaTTCCTGCTAACTTTTATATCGTTCGGTATGAAAGTAAATCTTTCGATTGGGATCGTTGCAATAACGGATGACAAAGTGAATCCGGGAATTCCG ACGTTCCACTGGAATACAGAAGAGAAAGGTTTATTACTATCAGCGATTTTCGTAGGCTATGTTCTGCCACAAATTTTCGCAGGGATTTTAGCAAAAAGATACGGTTCCAAGTGgatacttacattttcgatGGGATTCTGTGCTTTATTTACTTGCGCTATCCCGAAATCTGCTGAATTTGGTGTTTGGGCGTGCATTTTGTGTCGATTTCTACAAGGTTTATGTCAAGGATTCTTTTTTCCTTGTGTGCATAATTTGATAAGTTTATGGATACCTTGCAATGAACGATCTACAATGGGGTCTTTTATTTATTCCg gttgtACCCTTGGAATTGTAATTGGCATGTTATTAACAGGCGAATTATCTGCGTCTATTTACGGTTGGCCAAGCGCATTTTACATTTACGCATTATTTGGATTTATCTGGATGTTTGTTTGGGCGTTTATCGGCGAGAGTTCACCTAAAAACCATAAGAATATATCCATCGAAGAAAAACTGTACATCATAAACAGTTACGGCTATTCTTGTACCgataaatcaaagaaaatctTAACGCCTTGGaaggaaatttttatttcgcgtCCTTTTTGGGGCCTTTTAATTGTTCATTGCGGACAAATGTGGagttattttacattaatgaACGAACTTCCAACGTATATgaatacaattttgaaatttgatattaaagaaaacggGGTTGTTATAGCTTTAGCTTATTTTGTTGCTTGGATAGCTTCTTTTCCGTTTGCTATCGGTAcggattttattataaataggAAAATGTTGAGTATTGGAAATGCAAGAAAAATTGCGACATCGATTGGTTTATTCGGGCCagctataatttttttaatcatatcTGGAGTTGATGACTTAACTACTATAAAGgttgttgttttaataatgacCGGTTTAAGCATGAATTCAGCTACACTTTCGGGGTTTCAATTAAACCATATCgatatatctcaaaatcaCGCTGGCACTTTAATGGGAATCACAAATAGTTGCGCTAATTTATGTGGAATTATCACGCCGATAATTGTTGATATAATCGTAGTTGATGAGTACGATCCGACTCAGTgggatgaaatttttttactctcagctggaatttatttaatatctgGCATGTTTTACATAGCTTTTGGATCTGGAGAAATTCAAGAATGGGATAAAATCTAG
- the LOC111429370 gene encoding uncharacterized protein, with product MSKMLITILDKFVYILVCTAITTQALQMVGLIEGPKALGEINYEINNGNYEFGLRMGDEENRGKRHTESNTAIMNNILNLPMDTLQAFENFLKNAKPALDKLHEIAEKRMKQATKVQINDQIHQQQRLIRRYK from the exons ATGAGtaag atgttAATTACTATATTAGATAAATTCGTGTATATTTTGGTTTGTACCGCGATTACAACTCAAGCGTTACAAATGGTTGGGCTTATTGAAGGACCAAAAGCTCTCGGTGaaattaattatgaaataaataatggcAATTATGAATTTGGATTAAGAATGGGCGATGAAGAAAATCGAGGAAAACGACATACAGAGTCAAATACGGCGATTATGAATAACATTTTGAAt CTTCCAATGGATACCCTTCAAGCATTCGagaatttcttaaaaaacgcTAAACCAGCTTTGGATAAATTGCACGAAATTGCTGAGAAACGAATGAAACAAGCTACCAAAGTGCAAATTAACGACCAAATTCATCAACAACAAAGACTTATTAGGCGATATAAATGA